A genomic stretch from Setaria viridis chromosome 1, Setaria_viridis_v4.0, whole genome shotgun sequence includes:
- the LOC117852470 gene encoding probable magnesium transporter NIPA8 isoform X1, with protein sequence MGDWVIGALINIVGSVAINFGTNLLKLGHDQREKLSAINNSEGNEKFVPKSVMHFQTWRIGILFFAAGNCLNFMSFAYAAQSLLAALGSIQFVSNIAFAYFVLNKTISVKVMVATTFIVFGNIFLVSFGNHQSPVYTPEQLIAKYSNLVFVLYCMSLVFVVAFNHYLYRSGETIISNSSKDAGTYWRTMLPFSYAVVSGAIGSCSVLFAKSLSNMLRLTMSSRYEFHSLFTYSIVLLFLCTAGFWMARLNEGLSLFDAILIVPMFQIAWTFFSICTGFVYFQEYQVFDTLRIIMFVLGMTFVFLGISLLAPDDSKAADTKDGSSATEDSVIDMDRNGKMQMEETEADDSNSFVSSVKVKAKRVLLKAKSACSMSLGLGEESISASSVLAMPMVSSRTTGFRGNDRSKYVPLRTTDWSNL encoded by the exons ATGGGTGACTGGGTTATAGGGGCGTTGATAAACATCGTGGGGAGTGTTGCCATAAACTTTGGTACCAACCTTCTGAAATTGGGCCATGATCAG AGAGAAAAGCTTTCCGCAATTAACAACAGTGAGGGCAATGAAAAATTTGTTCCAAAATCAGTCATGCATTTCCAGACTTGGAGAATAG GTATACTCTTTTTTGCTGCTGGGAACTGCCTCAACTTCATGTCCTTTGCATATGCTGCACAG TCACTTCTTGCAGCTCTTGGATCAATCCAGTTTGTGTCCAACATTGCATTTGCCTACTTTGTATTGAACAAGACTATTTCGGTGAA AGTTATGGTAGCCACAACATTTATCGTCTTTGGCAACATCTTCTTAGTTTCCTTTGGCAACCATCAATCACCTG tttacACGCCGGAGCAGCTGATCGCAAAATACAGCAATTTGGTGTTTGTTCTTTATTGCATGTCATTGGTATTTGTGGTTGCATTCAACCATTATCTCTATAG GAGTGGAGAAACTATTATTTCAAATAGCTCAAAAGATGCTGGTACATATTGGCGAACAATGTTGCCATTTTCTTATGCTGTTGTATCGGGTGCTATTGGATCTTGCTCAGTCTTATTTGCAAAATCATT GTCTAACATGCTGAGGCTTACTATGAGCAGCAGATACGAGTTCCATAGTTTGTTCACATACTCAATTGTTCTGCTTTTTCTGTGTACTGCTGGATTTTGG ATGGCAAGATTGAATGAAGGGCTGTCATTATTTGATGCAATACTGATTGTTCCAATGTTTCAAATTGCATGGACCTTCTTCTCTATTTGTACAGGATTTGTTTACTTTCAAGAATATCAA GTATTTGATACACTCAGGATAATTATGTTTGTATTGGGCATGACATTCGTCTTCTTAGGGATTTCCTTGCTAGCACCTGATGACAGTAAAG CAGCTGACACCAAAGATGGTTCGAGCGCCACTGAGGACTCAGTAATTGATATGGACAG AAACGGAAAGATGCAGATGGAGGAGACAGAAGCAGATGATAGCAACTCCTTTGTATCTTCTGTAAAAGTAAAAGCAAAACGTGTATTGTTGAAGGCAAAG TCGGCATGCTCTATGTCCCTTGGCCTTGGGGAGGAGTCCATAAGCGCTTCGTCGGTGCTTGCAATGCCTATGGTCTCGTCAAGAACAACTGGCTTCAGAGGCAATGACCGGTCGAAGTATGTCCCCTTACGAACCACAGATTGGAGTAATCTATAG
- the LOC117852470 gene encoding probable magnesium transporter NIPA8 isoform X2, with translation MGDWVIGALINIVGSVAINFGTNLLKLGHDQREKLSAINNSEGNEKFVPKSVMHFQTWRIGILFFAAGNCLNFMSFAYAAQSLLAALGSIQFVSNIAFAYFVLNKTISVKVMVATTFIVFGNIFLVSFGNHQSPVYTPEQLIAKYSNLVFVLYCMSLVFVVAFNHYLYRSGETIISNSSKDAGTYWRTMLPFSYAVVSGAIGSCSVLFAKSLSNMLRLTMSSRYEFHSLFTYSIVLLFLCTAGFWMARLNEGLSLFDAILIVPMFQIAWTFFSICTGFVYFQEYQVFDTLRIIMFVLGMTFVFLGISLLAPDDSKADTKDGSSATEDSVIDMDRNGKMQMEETEADDSNSFVSSVKVKAKRVLLKAKSACSMSLGLGEESISASSVLAMPMVSSRTTGFRGNDRSKYVPLRTTDWSNL, from the exons ATGGGTGACTGGGTTATAGGGGCGTTGATAAACATCGTGGGGAGTGTTGCCATAAACTTTGGTACCAACCTTCTGAAATTGGGCCATGATCAG AGAGAAAAGCTTTCCGCAATTAACAACAGTGAGGGCAATGAAAAATTTGTTCCAAAATCAGTCATGCATTTCCAGACTTGGAGAATAG GTATACTCTTTTTTGCTGCTGGGAACTGCCTCAACTTCATGTCCTTTGCATATGCTGCACAG TCACTTCTTGCAGCTCTTGGATCAATCCAGTTTGTGTCCAACATTGCATTTGCCTACTTTGTATTGAACAAGACTATTTCGGTGAA AGTTATGGTAGCCACAACATTTATCGTCTTTGGCAACATCTTCTTAGTTTCCTTTGGCAACCATCAATCACCTG tttacACGCCGGAGCAGCTGATCGCAAAATACAGCAATTTGGTGTTTGTTCTTTATTGCATGTCATTGGTATTTGTGGTTGCATTCAACCATTATCTCTATAG GAGTGGAGAAACTATTATTTCAAATAGCTCAAAAGATGCTGGTACATATTGGCGAACAATGTTGCCATTTTCTTATGCTGTTGTATCGGGTGCTATTGGATCTTGCTCAGTCTTATTTGCAAAATCATT GTCTAACATGCTGAGGCTTACTATGAGCAGCAGATACGAGTTCCATAGTTTGTTCACATACTCAATTGTTCTGCTTTTTCTGTGTACTGCTGGATTTTGG ATGGCAAGATTGAATGAAGGGCTGTCATTATTTGATGCAATACTGATTGTTCCAATGTTTCAAATTGCATGGACCTTCTTCTCTATTTGTACAGGATTTGTTTACTTTCAAGAATATCAA GTATTTGATACACTCAGGATAATTATGTTTGTATTGGGCATGACATTCGTCTTCTTAGGGATTTCCTTGCTAGCACCTGATGACAGTAAAG CTGACACCAAAGATGGTTCGAGCGCCACTGAGGACTCAGTAATTGATATGGACAG AAACGGAAAGATGCAGATGGAGGAGACAGAAGCAGATGATAGCAACTCCTTTGTATCTTCTGTAAAAGTAAAAGCAAAACGTGTATTGTTGAAGGCAAAG TCGGCATGCTCTATGTCCCTTGGCCTTGGGGAGGAGTCCATAAGCGCTTCGTCGGTGCTTGCAATGCCTATGGTCTCGTCAAGAACAACTGGCTTCAGAGGCAATGACCGGTCGAAGTATGTCCCCTTACGAACCACAGATTGGAGTAATCTATAG
- the LOC117852484 gene encoding uncharacterized protein produces MERSPRRRPKPAAIDITWVSCRGVRSSLPFHTPCLYVSVFVAPSSARGVHGHRRPHRVKTPTDRAGGVNPEWDAPLRLYLPDASSPPADEAELAAGKNSKKGDGDDDVLLLRFEIKAEVAVLGDKLTASAAVPVPGLVADGCTRRVSYQLAGPDGRQPNGVISFSYAFHDSRNGGDDDDGHSSDSEPVATPPSPCPTESSSSTSPLAHPLPPTTAAPRLYPAIEWPPAEQIIPIYPPPVTAEAAVTNSRYYPPPVEPVAVYPPSAGTAWSCSLYPPAGEAVPASGMYPTVDLAPVSCYPPAVYGVECGYAAAPPV; encoded by the coding sequence ATGGAGCGCagtccgcgccggcggccgaaGCCGGCGGCGATCGACATCACCTGGGTGTCGTGCCGCGGCGTCAGGTCGTCGCTCCCGTTCCACACGCCCTGCCTCTACGTGTCCGTCTTCGTCGCCCCGTCGTCCGCCAGGGGCGTccacggccaccgccggccacacCGCGTCAAGACGCCCACGgaccgcgccggcggcgtgaACCCCGAGTGGGACGCGCCCCTGCGGCTCTACCTCCCCGACGCCTCTTCGCCACCGGCTGACgaggcggagctggcggcgggcAAGAACAGCAAGAAGGGCGACGGAGACGACGACGTCCTGCTGCTGCGGTTCGAGATCAAGGCGGAGGTGGCCGTCCTCGGGGACAAGCTCACCGCGTCCGCCGCGGTGCCGGTCCcgggcctcgtcgccgacggGTGCACGCGCCGCGTGTCGTACCAGCTTGCGGGACCCGACGGCAGGCAGCCCAACGGCGTCATCTCCTTCTCCTACGCCTTCCATGACAGCAggaacggcggcgacgacgacgacggccacaGCAGCGACAGCGAGCCCGTCGCCACGCCGCCCTCACCCTGCCCCacggagtcgtcgtcgtccaccagTCCCCTCGCGCACCCACTGCCGCCTaccaccgcggcgccgcggctATACCCGGCGATCGAGTGGCCACCGGCGGAGCAAATAATCCCAATCTACCCACCGCCGGTGACGGCAGAAGCTGCGGTCACCAACTCGCGGTACTACCCTCCTCCAGTGGAGCCGGTTGCGGTGTACCCGCCGTCGGCAGGGACGGCGTGGTCCTGCAGCTTGTACCCGCCGGCTGGGGAGGCGGTGCCGGCCAGCGGTATGTACCCGACGGTGGACCTTGCTCCGGTGAGCTGCTATCCGCCGGCGGTGTACGGCGTGGAATGCGGGtatgcggcggcgccgccggtgtgA